In Strigops habroptila isolate Jane chromosome 4, bStrHab1.2.pri, whole genome shotgun sequence, a single genomic region encodes these proteins:
- the TTYH3 gene encoding protein tweety homolog 3 isoform X2, whose protein sequence is MAGVSYSPPWWVSLLHRLPHLSLRWELTAADFRPHDAEYQQALLLLGGIALSCLALDLLFLLFYSFWLCCRHRKSEEHLNADCCCTAWCVIIATLVCSAGIAVGFYGNGETSDGIHRLTYSLRHANRTVAGVQDRVLDTAVALNQTVEPNLLVLEEMFTKQTDYLHVIQKLQGLLDDLVRQTTEIPFWKNEDLSLEELAIQIDLYDWYRWLGYLGLLLFHVLICLLVLFGLIRNSRAILMGVCLLGVFALIVSWGSLGLELAVAVGSSDFCINPDAYVSKVVEENAVLSADTLRYYMTCSAGYPNPFQQKLSASHKALVEMQDDVVELMRSASREHPTSKEYLTRIQEVLNSTEINLQQLTALVDCRSLHLDYVQALTGFCYDGVEGLIYLVLFSFVTALMFSSIVCSVPHTWQQKSTPPA, encoded by the exons gCCCTGTTGCTGTTGGGTGGCATCGCGCTCTCCTGCCTTGCTCTGGACCTGCTCTTTCTCTTGTTCTACTCATTTTGGCTGTGCTGCCGCCATCGGAAGAGTGAAGAACATCTAAATGCTGACTGCTGCTGTACAGCATGGTGTGTCATCATTGCAACGCTGGTGTGCAG tgctggaatTGCTGTAGGCTTCTATGGGAATGGAGAGACCAGTGACGGCATTCACAGGCTGACGTACTCGCTACGCCACGCAAACCGCACTGTGGCTGGTGTCCAGGACAGG GTACTAGATACTGCAGTGGCCCTGAACCAAACAGTGGAACCAAACTTGCTCGTCCTGGAGGAGATGTTCACGAAGCAGACCGACTACCTGCATGTTATCCAGAAACTGCAAGGTCTCTTGGATGATCTGGTCAGGCAAACAACTGAGATCCCCTTTTGGAAGAATGAAGATCTGTCTCTGGAGGAGCTGGCAATTCAGATTGACCTCTATGACTGGTACAG GTGGCTGGGGTACCTGGGCCTGCTCCTCTTCCATGTCCTGATATGTTTGCTGGTTCTCTTTGGGCTCATTAGAAACTCCAGGGCCATTCTTATGGG GGTGTGCTTGCTTGGGGTGTTTGCCCTGATTGTCAGCTGGGGATCCCTGGGTCTGGAGTTGGCTGTCGCTGTG GGCTCCAGTGACTTCTGTATTAACCCCGATGCTTATGTCTCCAAAGTGGTTGAAGAGAATGCAGTGCTTAGTGCTG ATACTCTCCGCTATTACATGACCTGTAGTGCTGGATACCCCAACCCTTTCCAGCAG AAGCTGTCAGCAAGTCACAAGGCTCTGGTAGAAATGCAGGATGATGTTGTGGAACTCATGAGGTCAGCGAGCAGAGAGCACCCCACCTCCAAG GAGTATCTTACTCGGATCCAAGAGGTTTTAAATTCAACAGAGATCAACTTGCAGCAACTGACAGCTTTAGTAGACTGCCGGAGTCTGCATTTG GATTACGTCCAGGCTTTGACGGGCTTTTGCTATGATGGAGTGGAAGGCCTCATCTACCTGGTTCTCTTCTCCTTTGTCACAGCCCTCATGTTCAGTTCCATTGTGTGCAGCGTCCCACACACTTGGCAGCAAAAGAG TACACCTCCAGCATGA
- the TTYH3 gene encoding protein tweety homolog 3 isoform X1: protein MAGVSYSPPWWVSLLHRLPHLSLRWELTAADFRPHDAEYQQALLLLGGIALSCLALDLLFLLFYSFWLCCRHRKSEEHLNADCCCTAWCVIIATLVCSAGIAVGFYGNGETSDGIHRLTYSLRHANRTVAGVQDRVLDTAVALNQTVEPNLLVLEEMFTKQTDYLHVIQKLQGLLDDLVRQTTEIPFWKNEDLSLEELAIQIDLYDWYRWLGYLGLLLFHVLICLLVLFGLIRNSRAILMGVCLLGVFALIVSWGSLGLELAVAVGSSDFCINPDAYVSKVVEENAVLSADTLRYYMTCSAGYPNPFQQKLSASHKALVEMQDDVVELMRSASREHPTSKEYLTRIQEVLNSTEINLQQLTALVDCRSLHLDYVQALTGFCYDGVEGLIYLVLFSFVTALMFSSIVCSVPHTWQQKRSSDDDGEEESAAQGSRQTHDNLYRVHMPSLYSCGSSYGSETSIPAAAHTVSNAPVTEYMSQNANFQNPRCENTPLIGRESPPPSYTSSMRAKYLATNQPRPDAGSVH from the exons gCCCTGTTGCTGTTGGGTGGCATCGCGCTCTCCTGCCTTGCTCTGGACCTGCTCTTTCTCTTGTTCTACTCATTTTGGCTGTGCTGCCGCCATCGGAAGAGTGAAGAACATCTAAATGCTGACTGCTGCTGTACAGCATGGTGTGTCATCATTGCAACGCTGGTGTGCAG tgctggaatTGCTGTAGGCTTCTATGGGAATGGAGAGACCAGTGACGGCATTCACAGGCTGACGTACTCGCTACGCCACGCAAACCGCACTGTGGCTGGTGTCCAGGACAGG GTACTAGATACTGCAGTGGCCCTGAACCAAACAGTGGAACCAAACTTGCTCGTCCTGGAGGAGATGTTCACGAAGCAGACCGACTACCTGCATGTTATCCAGAAACTGCAAGGTCTCTTGGATGATCTGGTCAGGCAAACAACTGAGATCCCCTTTTGGAAGAATGAAGATCTGTCTCTGGAGGAGCTGGCAATTCAGATTGACCTCTATGACTGGTACAG GTGGCTGGGGTACCTGGGCCTGCTCCTCTTCCATGTCCTGATATGTTTGCTGGTTCTCTTTGGGCTCATTAGAAACTCCAGGGCCATTCTTATGGG GGTGTGCTTGCTTGGGGTGTTTGCCCTGATTGTCAGCTGGGGATCCCTGGGTCTGGAGTTGGCTGTCGCTGTG GGCTCCAGTGACTTCTGTATTAACCCCGATGCTTATGTCTCCAAAGTGGTTGAAGAGAATGCAGTGCTTAGTGCTG ATACTCTCCGCTATTACATGACCTGTAGTGCTGGATACCCCAACCCTTTCCAGCAG AAGCTGTCAGCAAGTCACAAGGCTCTGGTAGAAATGCAGGATGATGTTGTGGAACTCATGAGGTCAGCGAGCAGAGAGCACCCCACCTCCAAG GAGTATCTTACTCGGATCCAAGAGGTTTTAAATTCAACAGAGATCAACTTGCAGCAACTGACAGCTTTAGTAGACTGCCGGAGTCTGCATTTG GATTACGTCCAGGCTTTGACGGGCTTTTGCTATGATGGAGTGGAAGGCCTCATCTACCTGGTTCTCTTCTCCTTTGTCACAGCCCTCATGTTCAGTTCCATTGTGTGCAGCGTCCCACACACTTGGCAGCAAAAGAG AAGCTCAGATGATGATGGGGAAGAAGAATCAGCTGCTCAAGGGAGTAGACAAACACACGATAATCTTTACAGAGTGCACATGCCCAGCCTCTATAGCTGTGGGAGTAGTTATGGCAGTGAGACCAgcattccagcagcagcacacacagtcAGCAATGCTCCTGTCACGGAGTACAT GAGCCAGAATGCAAATTTCCAGAACCCCCGTTGCGAGAATACCCCGCTCATTGGCCGGGAGTCCCCACCTCCCTCA TACACCTCCAGCATGAGAGCCAAATACCTCGCCACCAACCAACCTCGTCCAGATGCTGGCAGTgtgcattaa